Proteins from one Gossypium raimondii isolate GPD5lz chromosome 8, ASM2569854v1, whole genome shotgun sequence genomic window:
- the LOC105793567 gene encoding O-methyltransferase 1, chloroplastic translates to MEFSLRCASVLVPFPFNNNKRNRGLLRAQLSDENDPLLRLAINSASLRLQETQRREPLFMDPYAGCLVPPHTRLNFENSSKHYCIATKFIDDKLLRTVNHMDGLKQVVLFSDGMDTRPYRLNWPSSTIIFDISPERVYQNAIEKLQDVGAKIPRSCLFLHVPLESSNIQEALHMKGFNGNRPSILAIQGLPLMTLASFKEILLTVSGMAMDGCLFLGELPAWLAETKIGTKSSTEKWMDNLFMSNGFKVNMVSYHKAAKSLGKALELGDHKYILFVAEQLRFSDDQMETWKIESQRVEEDRKGEDFE, encoded by the exons ATGGAATTTTCATTGAGATGTGCAAGTGTGCTAGTGCCATTCCCTTTTAACAACAACAAGAGAAATAGAGGGTTACTAAGAGCTCAACTCAGTGATGAAAATGACCCATTGCTCCGATTAGCCATCAATTCAGCTTCTCTTCGTCTTCAAGAGACTCAGAGACGAG AGCCTCTTTTTATGGATCCATATGCTGGATGCCTTGTTCCACCTCACACTCGGTTGAATTTTGAGAACTCATCGAAACATTATTGCATTGCAACCAAGTTCATAGATGACAAGCTGCTTCGCACAGTAAACCACATGGATGGGCTTAAACAG gttgtgcTTTTTTCAGATGGAATGGATACTCGACCATATAGACTTAACTGGCCAAGCTCAACCATCATATTCGATATATCTCCTGAAAGAGTCTACCAAAATGCAATTGAAAAGCTTCAAG ATGTTGGAGCTAAGATCCCAAGAAGTTGTTTGTTTCTTCATGTTCCGTTGGAATCTTCTAATATTCAAGAAGCATTGCATATGAAAGGCTTTAATGGAAACCGTCCAAGCATATTGGCTATCCAG GGACTACCTTTGATGACTTTGGCGAGTTTCAAAGAGATTTTACTGACAGTAAGTGGTATGGCAATGGATGGATGTCTATTCTTGGGAGAGTTACCTGCATGGTTAGCCGAAACTAAAATTGGTACTAAG TCTAGTACAGAGAAGTGGATGGACAATCTTTTTATGAGCAATGGTTTCAAGGTAAACATGGTTAGCTACCATAAAGCAGCTAAAAGTTTAGGTAAGGCATTGGAGCTAGGAGATCACAAGTACATTCTGTTTGTTGCGGAACAATTGCGGTTTTCTGATGATCAG ATGGAAACTTGGAAGATAGAATCTCAGAGGGTGGAGGAAGATAGAAAGGGGGAAGATTTTGAATAG